A window of the Cystobacter fuscus genome harbors these coding sequences:
- a CDS encoding LysR family transcriptional regulator, producing the protein MELRHLRYFVTIAEEQSFRRAAGRLHVSQSPLSRQMKDLEDEMGVELFAPEGRGIKLTAAGKVFAERARSILGSVDTAIEEAKGIAEGRLGTVVIGFETGTTFVGALLSLVAALRRRTPRVGLQLVPMSSLEQWTALRQGTITFGYGAYAPSDDSLGHLEMSRDRLGVLLSSEHRLARLGKIRLRDLENERVLLQPRHLYPRLHADIIMAARAQGATLHVTAEVLDLEALLALVVIGDAITFLTEKFWEPASQASLMWRPVEDLHINLSEFVTWRVEDADTPVVRALLESAREVSPFPQGTADRTRSSKARPRRKCS; encoded by the coding sequence ATGGAACTCCGACATCTGCGCTACTTCGTCACCATCGCCGAGGAGCAAAGCTTCCGTCGCGCGGCCGGGCGACTCCACGTCTCGCAGTCGCCGCTGAGCCGGCAAATGAAGGACCTCGAGGACGAGATGGGCGTTGAACTCTTCGCGCCCGAGGGGCGAGGAATCAAGCTCACGGCTGCTGGGAAGGTTTTCGCGGAGAGAGCCAGAAGCATCCTTGGGAGCGTCGACACGGCCATTGAGGAAGCCAAGGGAATCGCCGAAGGCAGACTTGGCACCGTGGTCATCGGCTTTGAAACGGGGACGACCTTCGTGGGTGCATTGTTGTCCCTCGTCGCGGCGCTTCGCCGACGAACGCCCCGTGTCGGCCTGCAACTCGTCCCCATGAGCAGCCTCGAGCAGTGGACGGCGCTGAGGCAGGGGACGATTACCTTCGGCTATGGTGCATACGCGCCCAGTGACGACTCCTTGGGTCACCTGGAGATGAGCCGTGACCGGCTCGGGGTGCTTCTCTCCTCTGAGCATCGGCTCGCACGACTTGGGAAAATCCGGCTTCGAGACCTTGAGAACGAGCGCGTGCTACTCCAGCCACGTCATCTCTATCCGCGGCTCCACGCGGACATCATCATGGCGGCGCGCGCACAGGGCGCGACGCTGCACGTGACGGCGGAGGTGCTCGACCTGGAGGCGCTCCTGGCACTGGTCGTTATCGGCGACGCGATTACCTTCCTGACGGAGAAGTTCTGGGAGCCAGCATCGCAAGCCTCGTTGATGTGGCGGCCCGTGGAGGACCTCCACATCAACCTGAGTGAGTTCGTCACATGGCGCGTGGAGGACGCCGATACGCCCGTGGTGCGAGCGCTGCTCGAGAGTGCACGCGAAGTGAGTCCGTTCCCGCAAGGCACCGCGGACCGCACGCGCTCCTCCAAGGCTAGGCCGCGGCGGAAATGCTCTTGA